In the genome of Carassius carassius chromosome 12, fCarCar2.1, whole genome shotgun sequence, the window AATCAAATCTCTCCTCTAAATTCTGATAGACATGTCATATCTGAACATGATTTTTTACCATCTTTAATGCTTGAATAAAATCCCTCCAACCTCCCTGGAGCTGAAGCAGCACTTGCAAGACTGCTGATACATGAATCATTCCTCCCAAATCGACAGGCAGTGAGGGGAGAACGTAAAATGATGCAGACATTCAGACTCCATTAAACCAGAGGAACCACAGAGGAACTGCTTCCATCACACAAAACCCATGTCAAATGAGGCACACGGAAAGGCACAAATACTCCATTTCACCAAAGCATCTTTAACATTTCCCACAATACACATGTAAAAAAATTCAGTCTTTGTTCACCTAGGACAGAGAGGATGGTGTGGTGCTCTTATGGCTTCTCAATTCTTATCGTTTTGAAAACTACAATACAAAATGGAAACCTTTCTGTTCAAAGAACAGCCATTACATAATTCTGCCATTTGGTGTTTGATACAGTACAGACCGTCAATACCAGGTCATCATTCAAGGCACCCAAATGAAAAAGTGGTGAATATAATCTATAGACTTGAAGATGTACAGCATTGCTTTTACTGATATCTGTGGTTCATCCATGGATGATTATGTAGAACTCTGAATAAAATGGAATCTTCAACACCCAACAACTTCTCTAAAGTAACGTCTTTGTTACTTTGTTGGGTTAAAACGTCTTGATTGAAACGAAACACTGAGACATTCGTATTTCAGTGAAGATACAGTTAAAGATGGATGTTGTGGTTAATTAAACATTGTTGTTCCCTACAGATTCTGGGAAAGGAAGGGCTTGCCAGATGAATACAGGGGTCTGTGGTCGTGCTGAACTCGGTCTCATATCTCTTCAGTTTGTCTCAAGCTCTGTCCTTACGCTTCAGCTTATTGAGCTTCTTTGTGCTGCTGTTCTTGTTGAGCAGCTTCATGACACGTTCCTTGTGATCCAGCACTTTCAACATGGAATCACGGGCTTCTGTGATCTGGTCCATCACCAGCTTGCAGCGCTGCATGTTCCCCTAAGCAGTGAAACGGTATCATAATTAATATCAATTGTGTAActacaatttttaatttttggtatCAGTAAGAATGTTTTTCTTCCGcaaaattaaaacacttttattcagcaaaaacacgctaaattgatcaaaagtgacagtaaaacatttataatgttaaagaagattctcatttcaaataaaaaattttttttcaatcttTCTATTCAGCAAAGTATCTTAATTAAATTGCATCACGGTTTCCAGgtaagcagcacgactgttttcaacatcgatattaagaaatgtttcaaaatagaaaataatatttcacagttttacaaaatgtttcaaaatataataataataatattattattattattgagagaTAATTATTTTGAGATCTGTTAAAGATTAAATTTTACAaggttaaattacattaaatcattattacaaaataattcaattaaatcatTTATTGGTGTTTTAAAGTCTAATTTAAGTGAGCATTGCAATGAAGCATTGAaaccaattaaataaaacacGATTGAACCTGTATGAAACAGAACATGTGTGGGTAAAAGTAATCAGTGGCTTTTACCTGTACGAGTTCATTTATACGGTGAAGATCATCACTGGCTCCAGCCTTCTTCTTCGGAACGAGGCCTTCCTGGAGAGTCGTGAGGCGACTGTAAACATCACGCTCCAGATTCGTCTGCAGACaggtgaaaaaacaacaacacttattCTGACATAAGCTTGACATAAAGACTGTCTGGTAATGAATTAAAGCGAAGGTCTCACCAGCTGCATGAGCTGAGCAGCGCAGAGGTGAATTTTCCAGCCCTGGGCTCTGCACACCACTCCTTTCTGATTGGCCACATCCTGTAGGGTGCCTTTCTTGTCCTCTGATTAGATAACACAAGCTAGTATTAATGAATGATGACGGActatataattgtataaatgcAAAACGGAGAATAAGATACTATGTGATGAGCTTAGACAGACCCTTGACACGGATGTCACTGTATCTCTGAAAGTGGTGGTATGCTGACTTCCAGGGGTTACGGTAGTGACGCAGGAGAGTGATCGGAGGCCGAACTCTGTTAGGAACATACCGAACTCCCTCTTCATCTGCAAGAAACAGATACAGATACACTTAATATAGGCATGAGAGGCTACAATGTCAAAAATGTACAGTACCACAGTTGCTGCCATCAGAGCAACTGCAGTTGCCATTCAAATCCAGGACAGCTTACAAACAGTTTGGCAGGATAATTCTGATCTTTATCTCTATGTCTTTTATCTTATTCCTGCAACTTTATTAAGTTTGGCCTCTGTTCAGTTATGTTACGACACTGTCACTGTTGCCACTTCATAATGTACTATTTAGAGCAAAGGTTGGCAGACTTTCACAGATAGAAGGCAGTGAGGAGTCTTAAGATATTCCACAAAGAGAagaagtaaaacttttttttcagacaTAGGAGAAACAACAATCAGACTTGTTAGTAAGTATCATTGTTGTGTTTGTTGTACTGGTTTTTAATTTGACCTTCAAATAACCTTCTTCCAAATAGTAGTTCTAAAATTAAAAAACCTCATTCttattaatgtatacattttttttcagttattcaataataatgactattattaaaatgatttatatgaTAAAAGTACACTTCTGAAGTAACATTTGATACGGTAACGGAAAACATATCATTTTTATGACATGttataattatgagaaaaaatcattttaataagataattatattgtttttatgacATATCTtgtttttacaagaaaaaaatgttttaacgaGAAAACGTTATTACGAGAAAAGATTTCATTAAGACATAATTGAGTGGAAAAAATGTGTGGCAGCAATGCATCACCGTAATACGAAATATCAcagaagtatttttatttatatatttaatttgtgcCGATtccaatagaataaaataatacaaattctaataataaatctacAATtctattctaataaaataaaatcaatggaAAACACCACTGTCCTAAAAAGTGAAAACTTTAAGAAACAGCTTCATAGTAATAAAGCTTACCAATGTATTCTTTAGGAGGGGACTTGCGTTTCTCTGCACGTTGGCTGAGGGGTTTGGGTGGGAACTTTTCTTCATCTGTGCTGTTGGTCTCCATCATTTCGTTCTCCTCAGTGGAGATGACATGCTGTTGCTTGCGGGGCTTCTTTCTGGGTGAGGCTACAGGAGTGATGTCTGTGGCAGAGACTGCCAACATCTGTGCACCACTGTTTGGTCCTGATGccactgaggaaaaaaaaatgcttaatcaGTTAAACCATGAGCAGACTGATACTTCTGCCACCTGATTTGTGTTTCTCTGAAGTATAACATCATTCTACATCCTCTTTTCATTGTttgaaatatctaaaaatattggtTGAATGACTTAATCTCAATGTCAAATACAAGAGGATTTATTTTCAGGCTGATATCTatgtttatatagatatatatattttatatggacTGACTATTAGTGTAAAATCTGGTATGCATGAAGATGCCACCTGTTTTTGTACTATCCAGAGGCTCCACCTCCTGCTTAATATTCATCTCTGGGAGGTTGGAGCTGATGGAACATGCGGAATTAGTGCTGACTGTTGGCTGAGTGGGCGGGGCCACTACATTGGCCATGGAGGGGACTGGCGGGGTGACTGACATGGCAGCAGGTATAGCTGAAAGAGCAGGAGTGGGGTGAGAGGGGGCTGTTGCTGATGTCAGAAGGGAGGTGAGAGGTTGAGAAGCCAGCTGGGAGGGAGGTTGAGGTTGCTGTTCAGTTCCCTGGCTAGGAATCGTCTCTACTGCTGCAGTTACTGATGGAGCGAGACTCATGTGGATATCTGGTTTGGGCTTCAGTCTGCCAAAGAGTTTAGAGATTTAGTGTATATAAAACTAAGCTGTAATTAAAGACCAAGTAATACTACAATGAGAAggaaaaatttattaaataatacaagaGAACTTGTAAGAACAATTTGAAAACTCCATACCCTGCAGGACGAGTTGATCCTGATGCACTCCTGATGGGTCCATCGATTCTGGGGGTTGTGGAGTCAATGAGCGGACCTGGGATCAGGTTCTTCCTAACAGCAGCACTTAAATCAACAGAGACAGATTGGTGACACTTTTGAGAACAtcaatattttttcaaaaataattttaaactacTAAACTTTTTTCATACTAGAATTTACGGTAGATTTTCATCAGTGTTGCAATtggttattaaaacaaaaacaatacaaaatttgTTTTCAGTTATTAAAACAACgctgaaataaactaaaatgcAATCATTTGGCAACAGactaatatacaggtgcatctcaaattagagtgtcatggaaaagttaatttcagtataTCAACTAAAATGGTGAAATTTGTGTattcaataaattcaatgcacacagactgaagtagtttatctttgaattgtgatgattttggctcacatttaacaaaaacccaccaattcactatctcaacttattagaatatggtgacatgacaATTAGCTAATcagctcaaaacacctgcaaaggtttcctgagccttcaaaatggtctctcagtttggttcactaggctacacaatcatggcgaAGACtgctgacaatcattgacacccttcacaaggaggtaAGCTACAAACATTCATTTCCAAAGAAAATAGCTGTTcaaagagtgctgtatccaagcatgctaACAGGAAGAGTGGAAGGacaaagtgtggaagaaaaagatgcccaaccaaccaagagaaccacagccttatgaggattgtcaggcaaaatggattcaagaatttgagtgaacttcacagggaatggactgaggctggggtcaaggcatcaagagccaccacacagacGTGTCAGAGAATTTTGCTACAGCTGTCGTATTCTTCTTGTAAAGCCACCCCTGAACCACAGaaaacatcagaggcgtcttacctgggctaaggagaagaggaactggactgttgcccagtggtccaaagtcctcttttcagatgagagcaagttttatatttcatttgtaaACCAAGTtcatagagtctggaggaagggtggagaagctcatagcacaagttgcttgaagtccagtgttaagtttccacagtctgtgatgatttggggtgcagtgtcatctgttggtgttggtccattgtgtttttttgaaaaccaaagtcaatgcacccgtttaccaagaaattctggagcacttcatgcttccttctgctgaccagctttttgaagatacagatttcattttccagcaggatttggcacctgcttaaactgccaaaagcaccaaaggtTGGTTTAGTTACCACTGGCCAGccaaaactcaccagacctgaaccccatagagaatctatggactattgtcaagaggaaaatgagaaacaagcgactaaaaaaatgcagatgagatgAAGGCCACTGTCCAAGAAACCTGggattccataccacctcagcagtgccacaaactgatcacctccatgccacgccgaatttaggcagtaattaaagcaaacggagcccctaccaagtattgagtacatgtacagtaaatgaacatactttccagaaggccaacaattcactaaaaatgtcttATGAagaattctaatttgttgagaaagtgaattggtgggtttttcttaaatgtgagccaaaatcatcaaaattaaaagaaccaaaagacttaaactacttcagtatgtgtgcaCTTAATTTAATAGAAGAGTTTAACAATTTGggttaaattactgaaaaaaattaacttttccacgacattcaaatttattgagatgcacctgtagatagCCCCTATCACACTGCGATTCCAGAAAATACACGGGGAATGTGTctcggcaattgttcccgggtcttTAGATTTTGCTCCTTTCACACAGCCAGTGATTAACCGGAAtctgtgcgttcacacacaacctgtaaaggtTCCGTAATGACAAtttacgagtcgaaaacgctaggcacgttaacctTCACTTAAGCTGGTGAATGAGCTCAGTTTCAGCGTGGATAGTGAGGAActacctgatctctgcttcattacagtttgcacatatctTTTTGTCGCGagcgttgatctgccttcaaaacacccggtaAAAGAGTAGCACGATGATGATTAACTAATTAGCAATTAGTAACAGAGTTCCtttaatgtaaggaaaaaatatTCGTTGAAATTGTTAGGCAGTAAAGGAAGAATCATGGTAGTAGTCCTTCATTTCTTGTAATTTCTGGACAAGATGACTTTCATTACTGCAGAACAGTATTAAATGTTTTCTTGAATTAGAAGATACAATGTGGGAGGAAAATTGACAATGCAAACAAAACTTTAGTACTCCTAAACTGATTTTCTTCATTTCCAAAATAgaatttcttattctttttgctGGTAATgatggggtgaaatatgacatgGTTCTGGATTcctttttattttagacaatatgAATTTAATCTACGCATACAGGAAATACgtttaaatatataaactgatGCAGGACTCTCTTGTATTTTTTGCTGGTAAATAAGACATTGACATCTCATAGTGagatttacatttaaacaattttacaGAGAACCtgacaataatgtgtttttaatgctCACCCCTCATTGATAGGTTTCTTGCGCAAAATGCTGGGTCGAGGGGATGTCACAAGTGAGGAGGCTCCAGCGTTGGCACTCTGATTGTGCGTCTGGGCCACAGTGGTGGCAGGCTGACTATTGCTGAATGCATTGCTTATAGAGCTAGCCACTAGTGTGGAACCATCGGCcagaacaactgaaaaaaaacagaaacactcatctatactattttttttaaactttgagaaATGATGCTTGTTATGAACACATGAACTGAAGGCGGATCTCACGATTCAGAGCTGATCTCAGGTGCCTCACCTGAAGCTTTAGACTCTGTTGGGGGCTGTTGTTGGCTGACTGCTGTAGGCTGAATGCTCGGGGCGGTGATCTGGGCAGACGTATGCAGGCCCTGGGCTGGGATGGGCGTTGGTTGCATGCCCTGTGCAGTAATGGAAGTCGGTTGGATGTTCTGAGGGTTTATCTGGGTGATGCGGTCCACCGTCATCAGCTGCATAGAGTTCAGATGAACTGCAGACGCGACTCCTACACTAGCTTGGGCGGTCATGGCTGCACTGGGCGTCTGAGCAGTTACTGTGTCCACATgacaaacaaatattaataatctaAAGCCAACATTTTTAATAACCACTAATATAAATCAAGTTTGCAGTGAAAGGAAATAATTTCTCTATCTATTTTGATTAAGCACCATGGTACCTGAATAAGGGCGTATAGATGACACAGAGCTGGTGATGGGGGTGTACGTGTGGGTCAGTGGGTACGGTGCTGAAGGGTAGGTG includes:
- the LOC132155042 gene encoding histone deacetylase complex subunit SAP130-like, whose product is MSSQQYPHPGLPSGLGQGQTPGSNTTGLPGSQKNTGGHEDSNHASRELMSSGSTAFRDDKQETVVVRPYPQPQTQPPPHGTAQSLLPPLPQHLPIQPGAPVSVSTAPSHLPQGLSLAFTEGPLKSALKSPMTSRVIAPAPLSTPGHLTLPPKVSGHITATMESTQASGIPVATISGQQGHTGNLHHLMTNVQIIRSGAPALQIGSSAAPQHPFTSHLPRGAAAAAVMSSSKGTTVLRPAACPSSAMGPPTVQHIIHQPIQSRPLVTTSTAVLPTVVAPVTATRPQSPVITTVAAHSGDMLHGRSAVTIHPPQATLSIQRPPPSRDTPTRITLPSHPAIAAQKALSHSVAQKPIFSTVTPLAAATVAPIQATSTAPSPTTTGSTTHTQISSSSIVTMTVASHSSHATAVTTSTIPVAKVVPQPITHTSPRIQSDYTGERGNLIPISGHRSSPNPITMENRTDNRQSVPVQFQYFLPTYPSAPYPLTHTYTPITSSVSSIRPYSVTAQTPSAAMTAQASVGVASAVHLNSMQLMTVDRITQINPQNIQPTSITAQGMQPTPIPAQGLHTSAQITAPSIQPTAVSQQQPPTESKASVVLADGSTLVASSISNAFSNSQPATTVAQTHNQSANAGASSLVTSPRPSILRKKPINEGAAVRKNLIPGPLIDSTTPRIDGPIRSASGSTRPAGLKPKPDIHMSLAPSVTAAVETIPSQGTEQQPQPPSQLASQPLTSLLTSATAPSHPTPALSAIPAAMSVTPPVPSMANVVAPPTQPTVSTNSACSISSNLPEMNIKQEVEPLDSTKTVASGPNSGAQMLAVSATDITPVASPRKKPRKQQHVISTEENEMMETNSTDEEKFPPKPLSQRAEKRKSPPKEYIDEEGVRYVPNRVRPPITLLRHYRNPWKSAYHHFQRYSDIRVKEDKKGTLQDVANQKGVVCRAQGWKIHLCAAQLMQLTNLERDVYSRLTTLQEGLVPKKKAGASDDLHRINELVQGNMQRCKLVMDQITEARDSMLKVLDHKERVMKLLNKNSSTKKLNKLKRKDRA